A region of the Dyadobacter sp. CECT 9275 genome:
GCACACAGAAGCCGGGCAGGTTCTGATTTTCGCTGCCAAGCCCGTAGCTAAGCCAGGCACCCATGCTCGGGCGGTTACCTACCTGTGCACCGGTCTGGAAAAATGTAAGTGCAGGATCATGATTAATAGCTTCGGTGTTCAGCGTTTTGATGATACAAAGATCGTCGGCGATACCGGCTATATGCGGGAGCACTTCGCTCATCCACGCTCCAGACTTTCCGTGCTGCTTAAAATTAAAAATAGATCCTGCCAAAGGAAACTTTGCCTGGTTGGCTGTCATACCTGTCAAACGCTGGCCGCCCCTGATAGACTCGGGCAAATCTTCCCCGTGCATTTTATTGAGCATCGGCTTATAGTCAAAAAGATCCAGCTGGGACGGGGCTCCGTTTTGAAACAGATAAATAACCCTTTTGGCTTTCGGGGCAAAATGTGGTAATCCGGCCACGAAATCGTTCATATCACTTTCTGCTGTTCCTTTAAAAATGTCGGGTATCAGCAGCGATCCCAGCGCCGCACTTCCCAGACCAAGGCTGAGCTTGGACAGGAAATGTCTGCGGGTGGTATTCATTCCAAAATCAAAAACCTGCTTTTCCATAGTGAATGGCTGTTAGCAATTAGCTATAAGCTTTTTTACTGTAATAATCTCTTGTCAATATTTTTAAGGACCCCGGATTTCAGGTCTTATGTCACGATTTCGTAATGGTCTCCTCCATGTTGAACAACATGCTGATGACCCGCATTAAAGCTGCGGCCTGGTCTGCCTTCACCTTTTCTTCGTGCGGATGCTCTCCTACGTTCAGTACCTTTTCAGCCTGAGTCTTATTCTTACCAAAAACACCGGCTTCATCCTGATAGTATCCCAGTAAAAGCCCGAGTTCCTTTTCTGTGGGTTTGCGGCAAACAATTCGCTGGAACACTTCACTTATCTTATCTTCCATTGCCGCGGGTTTCAAGGATATCCTTTCTGCCATCACACGCGACGCCTCCAGTACAGTCGGGTCATTGAGCATCACCAGCGCTTGTAAAGGTGTGTTGGTTTTTAACCTTTTTACCTCACAATGATCGCGGTTGCTGGCATCAAAAATGATCATGGAAGGTGGTGGTACCGTCAGTTTGATGAAGGTATACATCCCCCTCCGGTAGAGGGCATCACCTCGGTCCTGCACATATTTCGATAACTGGCCCCGTCCGGAGGTTGCGGCTTCCCATAAACCTTTGGGCTGATATGGTTTTACACTAGGCCCTCCGACTTTCGGGTTAAGCAGCCCGCTGGTCGACAAAACAATATCCCTGATAAATTCAGCAGATAACCGGTATCGGGGCCCTCTGGACAAATAGATATTCTCCGGATCTTTACTCAATTTCTCCTGAGACAACTTTGCGGATTGCCGGTAAGTAGCAGACGTCACGATTTGCTTTACCAGCCTTTTGATGTCCCAGCCATGGTTCATAAAATCCACAGCCAGCCAGTCTAGCAATGCAGGATGGGTAGGCAGCTCTCCCTGCATACCAAAGTCTCCGGTACTTTTTACAATACCACGGCCAAAGAATTCCTGCCAAATCTGGTTCACAAATACCCTGGCGGTTAACGGATTCTGCTTGCTTACCGTCCATCTTGCCAGCCCGAGCCTGTTTTTAGGGTATTTGGTGGTATCAAATTTCATCACAGCCTTCAGCCCGCTTGCCGTTACAATCCGTCCGGGAGCATCGTAAACTCCGCGGTTCAGAATATGCGTAGGCCGTAAGGTATCGTTTTCTCCCATTACCGATACCATCAGGCCTGTTGTGTCGGGGTGGTTTATAAAAGTCAGCAGACTCTTTATGTCACTTTCGCCAATTGTCAGAATTGGTGTTTTGGCAGGTTTGGTCATGGATATGTCTCCCTCATATCCCTTTTCCCGGCTATTGTTAAAAAAGGCAAAAAGCCTGTAATAATCCTCCTGAGAGATGGGATCGTACTTATGATCGTGACATTGTGCGCATTCAACTGTAAGGCCGAGTATCCCGGTACTGAAAGTCTTGGTTTTATCAATATTATATTCAATGCGGTACTCCTCTGGAATGACACCGCCTTCTTCTGTGTATTTGTGATTTCTCAAAAACGCTGTTGCCAGGATCTGTTCCTTATTTGCATTCGGTAGCATATCTCCTGCAAGCTGCCAGGTCAGGAATTTATCATAAGGTAAATTCCTGTTAAATGCGCTGATCAGCCAGTCGCGCCAGGGCCATTGGCTTCTTATCTCGTCATCCTGGTAACCGTATGAATCCGCATAACGGGAAACGTCAAGCCAGTGAACGGCCATTTTTTCTCCATAAGTCTTCTGCGACAGCAACTCATCAACTATTTTGTCATAGGCCTTGTCAGTCTTGTCCGCGGCAAATTTTTGCTGCAACTCCAGGCTGGGAGGCAGGCCGTTCAGGTCAAGGGATACCCTTTTCAACAGATGCTCCTTATCGGCTTCCTCACTGGGTGCTAACCCCATTTCCTCCATTTTGGACAGGGTGAAATAGTCGATTTCATTTCTTACCCAATCTTTTTCATCCACGTCAGGCAAGGGCGATTGCTTTGGCATTGAAA
Encoded here:
- a CDS encoding PSD1 and planctomycete cytochrome C domain-containing protein, which encodes MMKRLLFSAAVTIAITMLAISCFQKNGTLKKSSGDEVVSYNFNVRPILSDKCFACHGPDAKKREAGLRLDMAESAYAKLKDGKGYAILPGNPEQSEVYKRITSSDPDYQMPTPESHLGLLTESEIATVKKWIEQGGKYEQHWAFSMPKQSPLPDVDEKDWVRNEIDYFTLSKMEEMGLAPSEEADKEHLLKRVSLDLNGLPPSLELQQKFAADKTDKAYDKIVDELLSQKTYGEKMAVHWLDVSRYADSYGYQDDEIRSQWPWRDWLISAFNRNLPYDKFLTWQLAGDMLPNANKEQILATAFLRNHKYTEEGGVIPEEYRIEYNIDKTKTFSTGILGLTVECAQCHDHKYDPISQEDYYRLFAFFNNSREKGYEGDISMTKPAKTPILTIGESDIKSLLTFINHPDTTGLMVSVMGENDTLRPTHILNRGVYDAPGRIVTASGLKAVMKFDTTKYPKNRLGLARWTVSKQNPLTARVFVNQIWQEFFGRGIVKSTGDFGMQGELPTHPALLDWLAVDFMNHGWDIKRLVKQIVTSATYRQSAKLSQEKLSKDPENIYLSRGPRYRLSAEFIRDIVLSTSGLLNPKVGGPSVKPYQPKGLWEAATSGRGQLSKYVQDRGDALYRRGMYTFIKLTVPPPSMIIFDASNRDHCEVKRLKTNTPLQALVMLNDPTVLEASRVMAERISLKPAAMEDKISEVFQRIVCRKPTEKELGLLLGYYQDEAGVFGKNKTQAEKVLNVGEHPHEEKVKADQAAALMRVISMLFNMEETITKS